A genomic stretch from Fusobacterium sp. IOR10 includes:
- the rfaD gene encoding ADP-glyceromanno-heptose 6-epimerase yields MIIVTGAAGFIGSAFIWKLNEMGINDILAVDKMETEDKWLNLRKRDYADWMDKDNLFEWLSNEENAKKITGVVHFGACSATTEKDGDFLMSNNYEYTKNLFKFCTKYNINFVNSSSAATYGAGELGYNDDITVEEYKKLMPLNKYGYSKKLFDDWSFKQLDSPKQWVSCKFFNVYGPQEYHKGRMASMVFHTFNQYKENGYVKLFKSHKEGFKDGEQLRDFVYIKDVVNMLYYFLTEKVESGVYNVGTGKARSFKDLSIAAMRAASKDNSLKEEDVIKFVPMPEDLRGKYQYFTEAKMEKSKRAGYLDKFYSLEEGVYDYVVNYLSKEDKYL; encoded by the coding sequence ATGATAATAGTAACAGGGGCAGCAGGATTCATAGGTAGTGCTTTTATATGGAAATTAAATGAAATGGGAATAAATGATATATTAGCAGTTGATAAAATGGAAACAGAGGATAAGTGGCTTAACTTAAGAAAAAGAGATTATGCAGATTGGATGGATAAAGATAATCTTTTTGAGTGGTTATCCAATGAAGAAAATGCAAAAAAAATAACAGGAGTTGTTCATTTTGGAGCTTGTTCAGCAACAACAGAAAAAGATGGAGATTTTCTTATGAGCAATAATTATGAGTATACTAAAAATTTATTTAAATTTTGTACAAAATACAATATAAATTTTGTAAATTCATCTTCAGCAGCCACTTATGGAGCTGGAGAATTAGGATATAATGATGACATTACTGTTGAAGAATATAAAAAACTAATGCCTCTTAATAAATATGGATATTCTAAAAAATTATTTGACGATTGGTCTTTTAAACAATTGGATAGTCCAAAGCAATGGGTAAGTTGTAAATTCTTCAATGTTTATGGACCTCAAGAATATCATAAGGGAAGAATGGCTTCAATGGTTTTCCATACATTTAATCAATATAAAGAAAATGGTTATGTTAAATTATTTAAGTCTCATAAGGAAGGATTTAAAGATGGGGAACAATTAAGAGATTTTGTATATATTAAGGATGTTGTAAACATGCTATATTATTTTTTAACAGAAAAAGTAGAATCTGGAGTATACAATGTGGGAACTGGTAAAGCTAGAAGTTTTAAAGATTTATCAATAGCAGCAATGAGAGCAGCATCTAAAGATAATTCTTTAAAAGAAGAAGATGTGATTAAATTTGTTCCAATGCCAGAGGACTTAAGAGGGAAATATCAATATTTTACAGAAGCTAAAATGGAAAAATCAAAAAGAGCAGGATATTTAGATAAATTTTATTCTTTAGAAGAAGGGGTTTATGATTATGTTGTGAACTATTTATCTAAAGAAGATAAATACTTATAG
- a CDS encoding coproporphyrinogen III oxidase encodes MEIKLDFKSKENTIIEFKRILLNDINIENFSVKTLKESEEEISLEIKADELKKVFTLKNYTKNMIDQKTVMAKAGLLLLFEKKYPWGALVGVRPTKLVRRFLLMGYSFEEIDEILKKLYFVFPEKRALLLEVVKKENEYLNDKSINMYVGIPYCPTRCKYCSFASYEINSKLGGFYNQFVETLIEEIKLTGEMLKGKSYNIESLYFGGGTPSILKEKDLKNIIQALYENIDLSKLKEFTFEAGREDTLNLEKLNILKEMKVDRISLNPQTFNEKILKDLNRSFNREHFDEMFKEIKKLGFVINMDFIIGLPGEKVEDILRTLDQVKDYEIDNFTIHTLAIKKGSKLLKDNYKIGEIENEKIQCKIKEITTLKKLFPYYLYRQKNTHDWGENIGYSLLGKESIFNIEMIEENQSTIALGGGGISKKVMRIDKTRSSIERYINPKDPYMYICEMKERIKQKNKLFEF; translated from the coding sequence TTGGAAATTAAATTAGATTTTAAAAGTAAAGAGAATACTATAATAGAGTTTAAAAGAATATTATTAAATGATATTAATATAGAAAATTTCTCAGTTAAAACTTTAAAAGAAAGTGAAGAAGAAATTTCACTAGAAATAAAAGCAGATGAATTAAAGAAAGTTTTCACTTTAAAAAATTATACTAAAAATATGATAGATCAAAAAACAGTAATGGCAAAGGCAGGGTTATTATTATTATTTGAAAAAAAATATCCATGGGGAGCCTTGGTAGGAGTGAGGCCCACAAAATTAGTAAGAAGATTTCTTCTTATGGGATATTCCTTTGAAGAAATAGATGAGATATTGAAAAAACTATACTTTGTATTTCCAGAGAAAAGAGCATTATTGTTAGAAGTTGTGAAAAAAGAAAATGAGTATTTAAATGATAAAAGTATTAATATGTATGTTGGGATTCCATATTGTCCAACAAGATGTAAATATTGTTCTTTTGCTTCCTATGAAATAAATAGTAAGTTAGGTGGATTTTATAATCAATTTGTTGAGACTTTAATAGAAGAGATAAAACTAACTGGAGAAATGTTAAAGGGGAAATCCTATAATATAGAATCTCTATATTTTGGTGGAGGAACTCCAAGTATTTTAAAAGAAAAAGATTTAAAGAATATAATACAGGCCTTGTATGAAAATATTGACTTAAGTAAGTTAAAAGAATTTACATTTGAAGCTGGAAGAGAGGATACTTTAAACTTAGAAAAATTAAATATACTAAAGGAAATGAAGGTGGATAGGATTAGTTTGAATCCTCAAACTTTCAATGAAAAAATATTAAAAGACTTAAATAGAAGTTTTAACAGAGAACATTTTGATGAAATGTTCAAAGAAATAAAGAAATTAGGTTTTGTTATTAATATGGATTTTATAATAGGGTTACCTGGTGAGAAAGTTGAAGATATTTTAAGAACTTTGGATCAAGTAAAGGATTATGAAATAGATAATTTTACAATACACACACTAGCTATTAAAAAAGGATCAAAATTACTTAAGGATAATTATAAAATAGGAGAGATTGAAAATGAAAAGATACAATGTAAAATAAAAGAAATAACTACTTTAAAAAAACTATTTCCCTATTATCTTTATAGACAAAAAAATACACATGATTGGGGAGAAAATATAGGTTATTCTCTTTTGGGAAAAGAATCAATATTTAATATTGAAATGATAGAAGAAAACCAATCTACAATAGCCCTTGGTGGTGGTGGAATTAGTAAGAAAGTAATGAGAATAGATAAAACAAGATCATCAATAGAAAGATATATAAATCCTAAAGATCCATATATGTATATTTGTGAAATGAAAGAAAGGAT
- a CDS encoding undecaprenyl-diphosphate phosphatase: MNPFLLVIILGIVEGITEFLPVSSTGHMILVEKFIDSPYVSKAFMDNFLIIVQFGAIISVILYFWKDIHPFVKSKEIFKERMSLWSKIIVGVLPAGVIGLLADDYITRVFLGNTFIVALMLIFYGIILYFIEDKIKKVRKINSIGEISYKVAFIIGFFQCLAMIPGTSRSGATIIGALLLGLSKGTAAEFSFFLAIPTMMGATLLKLMKSGFSFTSLEWELLAVGFIISFIVAYLVIKWFMEYIKTRTFKLFGIYRIVLGILVLILLNL, from the coding sequence ATGAATCCTTTTTTACTTGTTATAATTCTTGGTATAGTTGAAGGTATTACTGAATTTTTACCAGTTAGTAGTACTGGGCATATGATACTTGTTGAGAAATTTATAGATTCACCCTATGTTTCAAAAGCTTTTATGGATAATTTTTTAATAATAGTTCAGTTTGGTGCTATTATTTCAGTTATATTATATTTTTGGAAAGATATTCATCCCTTTGTTAAGTCAAAGGAAATTTTTAAAGAAAGAATGTCCCTTTGGAGTAAAATAATAGTTGGAGTTTTACCAGCAGGAGTTATTGGATTATTAGCAGATGACTATATTACTAGGGTTTTTTTAGGAAACACTTTTATAGTTGCTTTAATGTTGATTTTCTATGGTATTATTCTTTATTTCATAGAGGACAAAATAAAGAAAGTTAGAAAAATTAATTCTATTGGAGAAATATCTTATAAAGTTGCATTTATAATTGGTTTTTTCCAATGTTTAGCAATGATTCCAGGAACTTCAAGGTCAGGGGCTACAATAATAGGAGCCTTACTTTTGGGGCTTTCAAAGGGAACAGCTGCAGAGTTTTCTTTTTTTCTAGCTATTCCAACAATGATGGGAGCTACACTTTTAAAATTAATGAAAAGTGGTTTTAGCTTTACTAGTTTAGAATGGGAGTTATTAGCAGTTGGCTTTATAATTTCTTTTATAGTTGCTTATTTAGTGATAAAATGGTTTATGGAATACATAAAAACTAGGACTTTTAAATTATTTGGTATTTATCGTATAGTGCTAGGAATTTTAGTACTTATTTTATTGAATTTATAG
- a CDS encoding PHP domain-containing protein, producing MDDKIVADLHTHTENSDGTYSVEELIKAAKEKGLKSIGITDHDIVNGLFNVEALSKKYNIEIIKGIEMSCNLNGKDVHILGYGLNIEDDDFKKELIRIKKIREERNDKIIEKLNKLKLNVTLDELKTIAKGDIISKAHFADLMIKKGYVYTKGDAFKNYLGKSGLVFVEKKNYKPIDAVKTLKANGALISLAHPKLIGANDNEIEKLIIDLKEFGLEGLEVNYYSFDKKDKEKYIKLANKYNLIITGGSDFHGENRVNVTLGETGLNEKEYLEFKKSLKNK from the coding sequence ATGGATGATAAAATAGTAGCAGATTTACATACTCATACAGAAAATTCAGATGGAACATATTCAGTTGAAGAATTAATAAAAGCAGCAAAGGAAAAAGGATTAAAATCCATAGGAATAACAGATCATGATATAGTAAATGGTCTTTTTAATGTGGAAGCTTTATCAAAAAAATATAATATAGAAATTATTAAAGGTATAGAAATGTCGTGCAATTTAAATGGAAAGGATGTACATATTTTAGGATATGGTTTAAATATAGAGGATGATGATTTTAAAAAAGAATTAATTAGAATAAAAAAAATTAGAGAAGAAAGAAATGATAAAATAATAGAAAAATTAAATAAACTAAAATTAAATGTAACTTTAGATGAGTTAAAAACTATAGCTAAAGGTGATATAATAAGTAAAGCTCATTTTGCAGATTTAATGATAAAAAAAGGTTATGTTTATACTAAAGGAGATGCTTTTAAAAATTATTTAGGGAAATCAGGATTAGTTTTTGTAGAGAAAAAAAATTATAAACCAATAGATGCTGTGAAAACATTAAAAGCCAATGGAGCTTTAATATCTTTGGCACATCCTAAACTAATTGGTGCAAATGACAATGAAATAGAAAAATTAATTATAGATTTAAAAGAATTTGGATTAGAAGGTTTAGAAGTTAATTACTATAGTTTTGATAAAAAAGATAAGGAAAAATATATTAAATTAGCAAATAAATATAATTTAATCATTACAGGGGGTTCAGATTTTCATGGGGAAAATAGAGTTAATGTTACCTTGGGAGAAACTGGATTAAATGAGAAAGAGTATTTAGAATTTAAAAAAAGTTTAAAAAACAAGTGA
- the secA gene encoding preprotein translocase subunit SecA, producing MIGNLLKGIFGTKNDREIKRISKRIVGINALEKEYEKLSDEELKGKTKEFQNRLKAGETLDSLLEEAFAVVREGSKRVLNMRHYDVQLIGGIVLYEGKITEMKTGEGKTLVATCPIYLNALTEKGVHVITVNDYLAKRDKEQMGELFEFLGLTTGVLVSNLPNNERKEAYNCHITYGTNSEFGFDYLRDNMVGTLEEKVQRGLNFCIVDEVDSILIDEARTPLIISGAAENTSKLYETFNQVATILERSRETEKITDIKKKKEMNIPDAKWKDYEVDEKTKNIVLTEKGVKKVEKMLNLENLYAPENIELTHYLMQCLKAKELFQRDKDYLVKGSDVVIIDEFTGRALEGRRYSDGLHQAIEAKEGVKIAGENQTLASITLQNYFRMYKKLSGMTGTAETEASEFMFIYELPVVIIPTNKPIIRKDNGDIIYKSEEEKIEAIVEEIKKLYEKGQPVLVGTITIQGSELLSNELKKLDIPHNVLNAKFHAKEAEIVAQAGRYKSVTIATNMAGRGTDIMLGGNPVFMAKNEAKNDEEYSELLKKYTLQCEKEKEKVLSLGGLFILGTERHESRRIDNQLRGRSGRQGDPGESQFYLSLEDDLMKLFGSDRVKSVMEKLGIPKGEPITHRMITKSIENAQKKVESRNFGIRKSLLEFDDVMNKQREAIYSSRNEALSKKELKDTIQDMLRGTIESEVISRFVGEYKEEWDIKGLAEFLEEKYNYEIKDLEEYKAYGIEDYIEKLFKEIQEKYQEKEKEVTPEIMRQIEKYVLLEVVDNRWREHLKALDGLREGIYLRSYGQRDPVVEYKLISGDLYAKMIETIKVDTTSYMFKIVVKTKEEAEEEEKKYGGPDNPNGPCPCGSGKKYKKCCGR from the coding sequence ATGATAGGTAATTTATTAAAGGGAATTTTTGGCACAAAAAATGACAGGGAAATTAAAAGAATTTCTAAGAGAATAGTGGGAATCAATGCACTAGAAAAGGAATATGAAAAATTATCAGATGAAGAACTAAAGGGTAAAACTAAAGAATTTCAAAATAGGTTAAAAGCTGGAGAAACATTGGACAGTTTGTTAGAGGAAGCCTTTGCAGTTGTAAGGGAAGGGTCAAAAAGAGTTTTAAATATGAGACACTATGATGTTCAACTTATTGGTGGGATAGTTCTTTATGAAGGAAAAATTACTGAAATGAAAACTGGAGAGGGAAAAACATTAGTTGCAACTTGTCCAATTTATTTAAATGCCCTTACTGAAAAGGGAGTACATGTAATAACTGTAAATGATTATCTTGCAAAAAGAGATAAGGAACAAATGGGTGAGCTTTTTGAATTTTTAGGTTTAACAACAGGAGTTTTAGTTAGTAATCTTCCTAATAATGAAAGAAAGGAAGCATATAACTGTCATATAACTTATGGGACAAATTCTGAGTTTGGTTTTGATTATTTAAGAGATAATATGGTTGGAACATTGGAAGAAAAGGTTCAAAGAGGTTTAAATTTTTGTATAGTTGATGAGGTGGATTCAATATTAATTGATGAAGCAAGAACACCTTTAATAATTTCTGGAGCAGCAGAGAATACTTCAAAATTATATGAAACATTTAATCAAGTTGCAACTATTCTAGAAAGAAGTAGAGAAACAGAAAAAATAACTGATATAAAAAAGAAAAAAGAAATGAATATTCCAGATGCAAAATGGAAAGATTACGAAGTTGATGAAAAAACTAAAAATATAGTTCTTACTGAAAAGGGAGTAAAAAAAGTTGAAAAAATGTTAAATTTAGAAAATCTATATGCTCCTGAAAATATAGAATTAACTCATTATCTAATGCAATGTTTAAAAGCTAAAGAATTATTCCAAAGGGATAAGGACTATTTAGTAAAAGGTAGTGACGTTGTAATTATAGATGAATTTACAGGTAGAGCCCTTGAGGGAAGAAGATATTCAGACGGTCTTCACCAAGCTATTGAAGCAAAGGAAGGGGTTAAAATAGCTGGGGAAAATCAAACCCTTGCATCAATAACCCTACAAAATTATTTTAGAATGTATAAAAAATTATCAGGAATGACAGGAACAGCAGAAACAGAAGCATCTGAGTTCATGTTTATATATGAATTGCCAGTTGTTATTATTCCAACTAATAAACCTATAATTAGGAAGGATAATGGAGACATAATTTATAAAAGTGAAGAAGAAAAAATAGAAGCTATTGTGGAAGAAATTAAAAAGCTTTATGAAAAAGGTCAACCAGTGCTAGTTGGAACAATAACAATTCAAGGATCAGAATTATTGTCAAATGAATTGAAAAAATTAGATATTCCTCATAACGTCCTTAATGCTAAATTTCATGCTAAAGAGGCAGAGATAGTTGCCCAAGCAGGAAGATATAAATCAGTGACAATAGCTACTAATATGGCTGGTAGAGGTACTGATATAATGCTAGGTGGAAATCCAGTATTCATGGCTAAAAACGAAGCTAAAAATGATGAAGAATATAGTGAGTTACTAAAAAAATATACACTTCAATGTGAAAAGGAAAAAGAAAAAGTATTATCTTTAGGTGGATTATTTATACTAGGAACAGAGAGACACGAATCTAGAAGAATCGACAATCAACTTAGAGGAAGATCAGGAAGACAGGGGGATCCAGGGGAATCACAATTTTATTTATCCCTAGAAGATGATCTTATGAAATTATTTGGTTCAGACAGAGTTAAAAGTGTTATGGAAAAATTAGGAATTCCAAAGGGAGAACCAATAACTCATAGGATGATAACTAAATCAATAGAGAATGCTCAAAAGAAAGTTGAATCTAGAAACTTTGGTATTAGAAAATCTTTACTTGAATTTGATGATGTTATGAACAAACAAAGAGAGGCTATTTACTCAAGTAGAAACGAAGCTTTATCTAAAAAAGAATTAAAGGATACTATTCAAGATATGCTTAGGGGCACTATTGAAAGTGAAGTAATTTCAAGATTTGTAGGAGAGTACAAAGAAGAGTGGGATATTAAAGGTCTTGCAGAATTTTTAGAAGAAAAATATAATTATGAAATAAAAGACTTAGAAGAATATAAAGCCTATGGAATAGAAGACTATATAGAAAAATTATTTAAGGAGATTCAAGAAAAGTATCAAGAAAAAGAAAAGGAAGTAACTCCAGAAATAATGAGACAAATAGAAAAGTATGTTCTTTTGGAAGTTGTAGATAATAGATGGAGAGAACATTTAAAGGCTTTAGATGGATTGAGAGAAGGTATTTATTTAAGATCATATGGTCAAAGGGATCCAGTTGTTGAATATAAATTAATTTCTGGGGATTTATACGCTAAAATGATTGAAACAATAAAAGTTGATACAACTTCTTATATGTTTAAAATAGTTGTTAAAACTAAAGAGGAAGCTGAAGAGGAAGAGAAAAAATATGGAGGGCCTGATAATCCAAATGGACCTTGTCCTTGTGGTAGTGGGAAAAAATACAAAAAATGTTGCGGTAGATAA
- a CDS encoding type IV pilus twitching motility protein PilT — MTEETFFKIIKKGRDIQASDIHFLVGEFPVLRVNGNLIKIENYNKLSNENMLEILNFTLNDNEKNKLEKEKEIDLSIKDKEGNCRVNIFYEKNKISMVIRIIKNYIPSLKELNINDKVYDFLDSKQGLLVVAGKSGSGKSTTIASIIEEFNKNKSYNILTIEDPIEYIFENKKSIIRQREIGEDVTNFSSGLKSSLRQDADIIMVGELRDLESIEMAIIGAETGHLVISTLHTTGAVDTIDRIISTFSNEKKEFIQKLLSNNLIGVIYQEFIESVNQDKKLKVPLCEMMYVNKGISNLIRTGRTNQIASFIEVSGRKGSLNKRECLKFLYKNNQIDTKVYEEYLRKIKKEEIL; from the coding sequence ATGACTGAAGAAACTTTTTTTAAGATTATAAAAAAAGGGAGGGATATTCAAGCTTCAGACATACATTTTCTTGTTGGGGAATTTCCAGTTTTAAGAGTTAATGGAAATTTGATAAAAATAGAAAATTATAATAAATTATCAAATGAGAACATGTTGGAAATTTTAAATTTCACATTAAATGACAATGAGAAAAATAAATTAGAAAAAGAAAAAGAAATTGACTTATCAATTAAGGATAAAGAGGGTAATTGTAGAGTAAATATATTTTATGAGAAGAATAAAATTTCAATGGTTATAAGAATAATTAAAAATTATATTCCAAGTTTAAAAGAATTAAATATAAATGATAAGGTTTATGATTTTTTAGATTCTAAACAGGGGTTATTAGTTGTAGCAGGGAAAAGTGGTAGTGGTAAAAGCACTACCATAGCCTCCATCATAGAAGAGTTTAATAAAAACAAATCATATAACATATTAACAATAGAAGACCCTATAGAATATATATTTGAAAATAAAAAAAGTATAATTAGGCAAAGGGAAATAGGAGAGGATGTTACTAATTTTTCATCAGGTCTTAAATCTTCTCTGCGTCAAGATGCAGATATAATAATGGTAGGGGAACTAAGGGATTTAGAAAGTATTGAAATGGCTATAATTGGTGCTGAGACAGGGCATTTAGTTATATCAACTCTTCATACAACAGGAGCTGTTGATACAATAGATAGAATTATTTCAACATTTTCAAATGAAAAAAAAGAATTTATTCAAAAACTATTGTCCAATAATTTAATAGGGGTAATATATCAAGAATTTATTGAAAGTGTTAATCAAGATAAAAAACTAAAAGTTCCTTTATGTGAAATGATGTATGTTAACAAGGGAATTAGTAATCTAATAAGAACAGGACGTACAAATCAAATAGCTTCTTTTATAGAAGTTAGTGGAAGAAAAGGGAGTCTTAATAAAAGGGAATGCTTAAAATTTCTATATAAAAATAATCAAATAGATACTAAAGTATATGAAGAATATTTGAGAAAAATAAAAAAAGAAGAGATTTTGTAG